In Microcaecilia unicolor chromosome 1, aMicUni1.1, whole genome shotgun sequence, the following are encoded in one genomic region:
- the LRRC30 gene encoding leucine-rich repeat-containing protein 30 codes for MGVNHSRHASKSKQKKGRKYPSRQNVFPRASDPESQLTRSFGYVKFSLVLKGMTDIPSFVWNLPEIQKLNLSHNYLSTLPPAVGKLDQIAVLNLCGNRITCLPKELGLLRNLKVLFVDMNCLTEVPGELSLCGKLEVLSLSHNGITELPLSFMDLANLRKLNLGSNQLIHIPLCVFSMKSLEFLHLGCNQVESISENIQYLQDLQIFIVECNNIRVLPKSICFLTALELLNVDYNSIQTLPDNLFMLIKLSKLAWNPIDKGLHILHNPLAKPLPEIVEGGLDALYNYLRDINQQN; via the coding sequence ATGGGTGTCAATCACTCCAGACATGCCTCAAAGAGCAAACAGAAGAAAGGACGTAAATATCCTTCAAGGCAAAATGTCTTTCCAAGAGCATCAGATCCAGAGTCCCAGCTCACACGCTCATTTGGATATGTTAAATTCAGCCTAGTCCTTAAAGGTATGACAGATATTCCCAGCTTTGTGTGGAAtcttccagaaatacagaaactgAACCTCTCACACAACTATCTCTCTACTCTTCCCCCTGCTGTGGGGAAACTTGACCAGATTGCTGTGCTGAACTTGTGCGGAAATCGCATCACCTGCCTGCCCAAGGAGCTTGgacttctcagaaaccttaaggTTTTATTTGTTGATATGAACTGCTTGACTGAAGTACCAGGGGAGCTGAGCCTCTGTGGCAAGCTTGAAGTTCTGAGTCTGTCACATAATGGCATTACCGAACTGCCTTTAAGCTTTATGGACCTGGCAAATCTAAGAAAACTAAATCTTGGCAGCAATCAACTCATTCACATTCCTTTGTGTGTTTTTTCAATGAAGAGTTTAGAATTCCTGCACTTGGGATGCAACCAGGTTGaaagcatttcagaaaatatccAGTACTTGCAAGACTTGCAGATTTTCATTGTAGAGTGTAATAACATTCGGGTACTACCAAAATCCATTTGCTTTTTGACTGCACTTGAGTTGCTAAATGTGGATTACAATTCTATCCAGACTCTACCTGATAATCTTTTCATGTTGATTAAATTGTCAAAACTTGCTTGGAATCCAATAGACAAAGGGCTTCATATATTGCATAACCCTTTGGCAAAACCATTGCCAGAGATAGTTGAGGGAGGCCTGGATGCTCTCTACAACTACCTGAGAGACATAAACCAACAAAATTAA